One Shewanella sp. MR-4 DNA window includes the following coding sequences:
- a CDS encoding efflux RND transporter permease subunit, translating into MAQFFINRPIFASVISIVIVLLGVIAMFKLPVDQYPYITPPQVTISASYPGASSTTAAESVATPLEQEVNGVPNMIYMSSKSTNSGSTSVTITFDVGTNADLAAVDVQNSAQQASGGLPIDVQTEGVTVSKDASVELLKLALTSNDERFDEIYLSNYATINIESALKRIPGVGRTRNTGSRSYAMRIWLKPDAMAGYSLTTTDVINAIKAQNKESPAGTIGTQPNNDDISLTLPISVAGRLSSVQAFNEIIVRANPDGSIIRLRDIAGVELGSSAYTLQSQLNGENATILQVYLLPGANALEVTHKVKQAMAELSQKFPQGMKWEVFYDASIFIQESIDEVIHTLIEALVLVVLVVYLFLQNVRATLIPAIAVPVSLIGTLAAMLAFGFTINTVSLLALVLAIGIVVDDAIVVVENVERLIHEKGMSAIDATRIAMKELSGALVATSLVLCAVFVPVSFLAGITGIMYREFAVAITVAVLISTLVALTLSPALCALLLKPSKAPQRGFFHWLNRKLDLGTNQYVGLVALTNKYAKRSYLAFAIMFGGTYFIMSHLPSSFMPDEDQGRFFIDMTLPDGSTVNRTEAILKKAEQYVRANPAVAYSFTLAGENRRSGANQANGQFEVVLKPWAEREASHATVQSVMKAIDKDLKNVLEAEFNLYLPSAVPGLGNGSGVEMQLQDTSGTHFDGLIETANELVEQLKLQPEVASASVSLQSAIPQLHLTVDEAKAMAIGVNVGDIYSTIKTLTDSSTVNDFNLFGRVYRVKIQAEESYRQFPHQIKDYYVRSSNGAMVPIGVLAKYDYTVGPSSVTHYNLFSSASINVTPATGYATGDVIQAIERVATPILPDEFKYEWTGITYQEVQSANQTGIAIGLALLFVFLFLAALYESWSIPVAVLLIAPIALLGAAVTTLISGMQSNLFFQVAFIALIGMAAKNAILIVEFANQLHQQGRTRISAALEAATMRFRPILMTSMAFILGVLPLVLSEGPGAVSRQSISLPILGGMVLATTIGIVFVPLFFVTTAGWVKKKTVKQPIKTKEELLLDQETVEEVSRG; encoded by the coding sequence ATGGCGCAGTTTTTTATTAATCGGCCGATTTTTGCCAGCGTTATCTCCATCGTTATCGTGCTGCTCGGGGTGATCGCTATGTTTAAGCTGCCCGTCGATCAGTATCCTTACATCACGCCGCCACAGGTGACGATTTCGGCCTCTTATCCGGGCGCCAGTTCTACTACGGCCGCCGAGTCCGTCGCCACACCGCTCGAACAGGAAGTGAACGGTGTGCCCAATATGATTTATATGAGTTCAAAGAGTACGAACTCGGGCAGCACCAGTGTGACTATTACCTTCGATGTGGGTACTAATGCGGACTTGGCTGCGGTGGATGTGCAAAACTCCGCTCAACAAGCTTCGGGTGGACTGCCAATCGACGTGCAAACCGAAGGGGTGACTGTCTCTAAAGATGCGTCGGTGGAATTATTAAAACTGGCGTTAACCTCGAACGATGAAAGGTTCGATGAGATTTACCTCAGTAATTACGCCACCATCAATATCGAATCGGCGCTCAAGCGGATCCCCGGCGTGGGCCGCACCCGTAACACGGGTTCACGCAGTTATGCGATGCGTATTTGGTTAAAACCCGATGCCATGGCGGGGTATAGCTTAACCACCACAGATGTGATCAACGCCATCAAGGCACAAAATAAAGAATCCCCCGCAGGCACCATTGGTACTCAACCCAATAATGACGATATCAGTTTAACCTTGCCCATCAGTGTGGCGGGCAGATTAAGCTCGGTGCAAGCATTTAACGAGATCATAGTGCGCGCCAACCCCGACGGCTCAATTATCCGGCTACGGGATATTGCTGGCGTAGAACTCGGCTCCTCCGCCTACACGTTGCAATCCCAGTTAAACGGTGAAAATGCCACCATCTTACAGGTGTATTTGCTCCCCGGCGCCAATGCCCTCGAGGTTACCCATAAGGTGAAACAGGCGATGGCCGAACTGTCGCAAAAGTTTCCCCAAGGGATGAAATGGGAAGTGTTTTATGACGCATCCATCTTTATTCAAGAATCTATCGATGAGGTGATCCACACCCTCATCGAGGCCTTAGTGCTTGTGGTGTTGGTGGTTTACTTGTTCCTGCAGAATGTGCGCGCCACTTTGATCCCCGCCATTGCGGTACCAGTTTCCTTGATAGGCACCTTGGCGGCCATGCTGGCCTTTGGTTTTACCATTAATACTGTGAGTTTACTCGCGCTGGTTCTCGCCATTGGGATTGTGGTCGACGATGCCATTGTGGTGGTCGAAAACGTCGAGCGTTTAATTCACGAGAAAGGCATGAGCGCCATCGATGCGACTCGGATTGCGATGAAAGAATTGTCGGGTGCACTGGTTGCCACCAGTTTAGTGCTCTGCGCGGTATTCGTCCCCGTGTCATTCTTAGCGGGGATCACAGGCATCATGTACCGCGAGTTTGCGGTGGCAATTACGGTTGCCGTGTTGATTTCTACTCTAGTGGCGTTGACCCTAAGTCCCGCACTCTGCGCCTTACTATTAAAACCGAGTAAGGCACCACAGCGGGGATTCTTTCACTGGCTGAATCGCAAACTCGACTTGGGGACCAATCAATATGTCGGTTTAGTCGCCTTAACCAATAAATACGCCAAACGCAGTTACTTAGCTTTTGCAATTATGTTTGGTGGTACCTATTTCATCATGTCCCACTTACCGAGCAGCTTTATGCCCGACGAGGACCAAGGTCGATTCTTTATCGATATGACATTACCCGATGGCTCTACGGTTAATCGTACCGAGGCGATTTTAAAGAAAGCCGAGCAATATGTGCGCGCCAATCCCGCTGTTGCCTATTCATTTACGCTGGCGGGGGAAAACCGCCGCTCGGGGGCAAATCAGGCTAACGGCCAATTTGAAGTGGTGCTTAAGCCTTGGGCTGAGCGCGAAGCCAGTCATGCCACGGTACAATCCGTGATGAAGGCGATAGATAAGGATCTGAAAAACGTCTTAGAAGCTGAGTTTAACCTGTATTTGCCATCGGCCGTCCCCGGTTTAGGCAATGGATCTGGGGTGGAAATGCAGCTCCAAGATACCTCAGGCACCCATTTTGATGGCTTGATTGAAACCGCCAACGAATTAGTCGAGCAGCTAAAGCTGCAGCCTGAGGTTGCCAGTGCCAGCGTGTCGTTGCAGAGCGCAATCCCGCAATTGCACTTAACGGTCGATGAGGCAAAGGCGATGGCGATTGGGGTGAATGTGGGTGATATCTACAGCACAATCAAAACCTTAACCGACTCATCAACCGTGAATGACTTTAACCTCTTTGGCCGGGTGTATCGGGTGAAGATCCAAGCGGAAGAGAGTTACCGTCAATTCCCACACCAAATCAAAGATTATTATGTGCGCTCATCGAACGGCGCTATGGTGCCGATTGGTGTGCTGGCTAAGTATGATTATACGGTGGGACCATCTTCCGTGACCCACTACAATTTATTCTCCAGCGCCTCCATCAATGTGACGCCCGCAACGGGCTACGCGACAGGCGATGTTATTCAAGCCATCGAGCGGGTCGCAACGCCGATCCTGCCCGATGAGTTTAAATACGAATGGACAGGCATTACCTACCAAGAGGTGCAGTCGGCAAACCAAACCGGCATTGCCATTGGGTTAGCCCTGTTATTTGTATTCCTGTTTTTAGCTGCGCTCTATGAGAGTTGGAGTATCCCTGTGGCGGTATTGCTGATCGCGCCCATCGCACTCTTAGGCGCGGCGGTCACGACCTTAATCAGTGGTATGCAGAGTAACTTATTCTTCCAAGTGGCATTTATTGCCTTAATCGGCATGGCCGCGAAGAATGCGATTTTAATTGTCGAGTTTGCCAATCAGTTGCACCAGCAGGGGCGTACGCGAATTTCGGCGGCGCTCGAAGCGGCGACCATGCGCTTTAGGCCGATTTTAATGACCTCAATGGCGTTTATTCTTGGGGTGTTACCGCTGGTGTTATCCGAAGGGCCAGGGGCCGTGAGTCGGCAATCAATTTCGTTACCTATCCTGGGTGGAATGGTGTTGGCAACCACCATAGGTATAGTGTTTGTGCCGCTATTCTTTGTGACGACCGCAGGCTGGGTAAAAAAGAAAACCGTTAAACAACCTATTAAAACAAAAGAGGAATTACTCCTAGATCAAGAAACCGTTGAGGAGGTGAGCCGTGGTTAA
- a CDS encoding PhoX family protein, producing MSKATFDPTLYNKSNNEPFNQVLDKHLSRRNFVKSGLGLGAMTAFAGVGLVGCGSDSSPAPTPIDPVPPLPPTQSSAKLNFTSVAGARLDAVVVPEGYSAQVLAPWGTPLNSKAAPWKADGSNTADDQANSVGMHHDGMHFFPLNDAGDDGLLCINHEYIDEMALHPYGPTVDETIGLRTIIDEVRKEINAHGVSVVRIKLINNQWEVVYNDDHNRRFTGATVMDIAGPLAYSPLLETRYSPDGSQARGTLNNCGNGYTPWGTYLTCEENWPGYFANRGTLAADQARIGISKSSTRYGWGDLAGHAEERLDEFARFDVTPKGNSAQDDYRNEANGHGYIVEIDPYNPSSRAIKRTALGRFRHEGCTFGKLAEGKPVVFYSGHDSRFEYLYKFVSNAVWDPQDANSSNRLQMGDKYMNEGTLYAAKFNENGGGVWLPLTLDSQTTDGKTLGDSFASLAEIILNTAGAADLVGATPMDRPEWCAVDPFTGSAYLTLTNNSKRTEANPANPRLKNTFGHIIRWDEGDIDTEFTWDIFVFGSPSDGNAETNLSGLTDLNQFASPDGLAFDARGILWVQTDNGAKEVAEETNDQMLAIVPSTLVDSANKQASVTAENQMELKRFFVGPNDCEVTGFAISPDYTSVFANIQHPGNWPYSNNAAEITPAGTVLRPRAATVVIRKLDGKEVAV from the coding sequence ATGAGCAAGGCCACCTTTGACCCGACACTTTATAATAAAAGTAATAACGAACCTTTTAATCAAGTGTTGGATAAACATTTATCCCGCCGCAATTTTGTTAAAAGCGGATTAGGCCTAGGGGCAATGACCGCTTTTGCAGGTGTGGGATTAGTAGGCTGTGGTTCAGACAGTTCGCCCGCCCCAACCCCTATAGATCCCGTGCCGCCACTGCCACCAACTCAAAGTAGCGCTAAATTAAACTTCACATCAGTCGCTGGCGCTCGCTTGGATGCGGTTGTGGTACCCGAAGGTTACAGCGCCCAAGTACTCGCCCCTTGGGGAACACCATTAAATTCTAAGGCTGCGCCTTGGAAAGCCGATGGCAGCAATACCGCCGATGACCAAGCAAACTCCGTTGGTATGCACCATGATGGCATGCATTTCTTCCCATTGAATGACGCCGGCGATGACGGTTTACTCTGTATCAACCATGAATATATCGATGAGATGGCCTTACATCCTTATGGCCCAACCGTGGATGAAACCATTGGATTACGGACCATAATCGATGAGGTCCGTAAGGAAATTAATGCCCACGGCGTGTCGGTGGTAAGAATTAAACTCATTAATAATCAATGGGAAGTTGTTTACAACGACGACCATAACCGCCGCTTTACTGGCGCAACTGTGATGGATATCGCCGGCCCCCTCGCCTATTCACCGCTACTCGAAACCCGTTACTCCCCCGATGGCAGTCAAGCTCGTGGCACCTTAAATAACTGTGGTAATGGTTACACGCCTTGGGGCACCTATTTGACCTGCGAAGAAAACTGGCCGGGTTACTTTGCCAACCGTGGCACTTTAGCCGCCGATCAAGCGCGCATCGGGATCAGCAAAAGCAGCACTCGCTATGGCTGGGGTGATTTAGCGGGTCACGCCGAGGAACGTCTCGATGAATTCGCGCGTTTTGATGTCACGCCAAAGGGCAATAGTGCACAAGATGATTATCGCAACGAGGCTAATGGCCACGGTTATATCGTTGAAATTGACCCCTACAATCCAAGTTCACGCGCCATCAAACGAACTGCCCTTGGCCGCTTCCGCCACGAGGGTTGTACCTTCGGAAAATTAGCCGAAGGTAAGCCTGTGGTGTTCTACTCTGGCCACGATTCTCGATTCGAATACTTATATAAATTTGTGTCGAATGCGGTGTGGGATCCACAGGATGCCAACAGCTCAAATCGCCTGCAAATGGGTGATAAGTATATGAATGAAGGAACATTATATGCCGCTAAGTTTAACGAAAATGGCGGTGGTGTCTGGTTACCTTTAACCTTAGATAGCCAAACGACAGACGGTAAAACCCTAGGTGATAGCTTTGCCAGTCTGGCCGAGATTATCTTAAATACCGCGGGTGCAGCGGATTTAGTCGGCGCGACACCTATGGATCGACCTGAATGGTGTGCGGTAGACCCCTTCACAGGTTCAGCCTATTTAACCCTGACCAACAACTCTAAACGTACCGAAGCTAACCCTGCCAACCCCAGACTCAAAAACACCTTTGGACATATTATTCGTTGGGATGAAGGTGATATAGACACTGAATTCACATGGGATATTTTTGTCTTTGGCTCACCGAGTGATGGCAATGCCGAGACCAACCTGTCGGGCTTAACGGATCTAAACCAATTTGCCAGCCCCGATGGATTGGCCTTCGACGCCCGCGGTATTTTATGGGTGCAAACCGATAATGGTGCCAAAGAAGTCGCCGAAGAAACCAACGATCAAATGCTGGCGATTGTGCCATCGACCTTAGTCGACAGTGCTAACAAGCAAGCGAGTGTGACGGCCGAAAACCAAATGGAATTGAAGCGTTTCTTTGTCGGGCCAAACGATTGCGAAGTCACAGGTTTTGCAATCAGCCCCGATTACACTTCGGTTTTTGCCAACATTCAGCATCCGGGTAACTGGCCTTATTCGAATAATGCCGCCGAAATAACGCCTGCTGGTACCGTGCTGCGTCCACGCGCGGCAACGGTTGTTATTCGTAAACTCGATGGTAAAGAAGTGGCGGTCTAA
- a CDS encoding efflux RND transporter periplasmic adaptor subunit gives MPQPSVIARFSVSRFGSFPLYLSGVLLCLSVSGCKEPEIKISPKMVVVEKVTTATVPLYGNYIGVTQASLDVEVRARVDGFVEEKRFVEGSAVKAGELLYQIDNKPYVAVVNRLKAKLSSQQAIVDKAERDVKRLKPLYEQDAASQLDYDNALSTLAQARSNLTASRAEVEEAELELSYTEIKAPIAGLVSRSEVDIGALVGSKGQSLLTRVKQVDPIYVSFNMSALDYLNAQRRLTSYSAKKEAEVEGKALAGFVRITLPDNSEYRYLGDVSFTDPQVNPNTGTFEVRAILPNPEKELLPGQYTNVRIKLSEIPNAIVIPQRATQVDQGGVYVMVVLPNNTVERRFIVIDHQGIEGVVVKSGLKAGEMVITEGMHRVRHGQIAEPLSAKEYAEKEDEMSKAEALKRQALEQQKQEQK, from the coding sequence ATGCCTCAACCATCTGTTATAGCTCGTTTTTCAGTATCACGCTTCGGCTCATTTCCCCTTTATTTGAGTGGTGTTTTGCTCTGTCTCTCTGTGAGTGGCTGCAAGGAACCCGAGATTAAAATCTCCCCCAAAATGGTCGTGGTGGAGAAAGTCACCACGGCAACTGTGCCGCTCTACGGTAATTATATCGGCGTGACCCAAGCCTCCTTAGATGTGGAAGTACGGGCGCGGGTCGATGGCTTTGTAGAGGAAAAACGTTTTGTCGAAGGCAGCGCGGTCAAGGCGGGTGAACTGCTGTATCAGATTGATAATAAACCCTATGTAGCTGTGGTGAATCGGTTAAAGGCCAAACTCTCTTCACAACAGGCCATTGTTGATAAGGCCGAGCGGGATGTTAAACGTCTAAAGCCGCTATATGAGCAAGATGCCGCCAGTCAACTCGATTATGATAATGCACTTTCCACACTGGCTCAGGCACGATCTAACCTCACTGCGAGCCGCGCCGAAGTGGAGGAGGCCGAATTAGAGCTGAGTTATACCGAAATTAAGGCACCGATAGCCGGACTGGTGAGTCGCTCCGAGGTCGACATTGGCGCACTCGTGGGCAGTAAGGGCCAATCGCTCCTGACGCGGGTTAAACAAGTTGACCCGATTTATGTCAGCTTTAATATGTCGGCGCTCGATTACTTAAATGCCCAGCGACGCTTGACCAGTTACTCGGCGAAGAAAGAAGCTGAGGTTGAAGGTAAGGCGCTGGCAGGCTTTGTGCGAATTACGCTTCCCGATAACAGTGAATACCGCTATTTAGGGGATGTGAGTTTTACCGATCCCCAGGTTAACCCCAATACTGGCACCTTTGAGGTGCGGGCCATTCTGCCCAACCCTGAGAAGGAGCTGTTGCCCGGCCAATATACCAATGTACGGATTAAATTATCCGAAATCCCCAATGCGATTGTCATCCCGCAAAGAGCTACCCAAGTGGACCAAGGCGGGGTATACGTGATGGTAGTATTGCCCAATAACACGGTCGAACGGCGCTTTATCGTGATCGATCACCAAGGGATTGAAGGTGTGGTGGTCAAAAGTGGCCTCAAGGCTGGGGAGATGGTGATCACCGAAGGTATGCACCGTGTACGCCACGGGCAAATTGCTGAGCCATTAAGTGCTAAGGAATACGCCGAGAAGGAAGATGAAATGTCAAAAGCCGAGGCACTTAAGCGCCAAGCCTTGGAGCAGCAAAAGCAGGAGCAAAAATAA
- a CDS encoding tyrosine-type recombinase/integrase has product MSKSIIHYSTGGNAPSRSSGIASNFTSSDKQMDTPFFEESSLPQSVHSDFFNAAAETEYEISINTRRVYRTSFGLFEQYCTAHQLQSLPADPRSIISFIGHQKELLQASSGTQLSKQTLTTRLAAIRYYHIQAGFPSPTEHPLVIRVMRGLSRNHHRQVQDYDQQPIMYDEVELLLQAIEQQPHPLLRSRDKAIIQLGLQGGFRRSELANLKVQYLSFMRDKLKVRLPFSKSNQQGLREWKNLPDSEPFAAYNAVKDWLNESKITEGHLFRSISRDGKTLRPYQVSDNVTSKSSLIRNSGFLNGDDIYRIIKQYCLKAGLPAQYYGAHSLRSGCVTQLHENNRDTLYIMARTGHTDPRSLRHYLKPKED; this is encoded by the coding sequence ATGTCTAAATCGATTATCCATTATTCCACAGGTGGAAATGCTCCTAGCCGTTCCTCTGGCATAGCATCAAATTTCACATCAAGTGATAAACAAATGGATACGCCATTTTTTGAGGAAAGCTCACTGCCCCAATCGGTTCACAGTGATTTTTTTAACGCGGCCGCCGAAACTGAATACGAAATCTCCATCAATACCCGTCGGGTTTATCGGACCAGCTTTGGCCTATTTGAACAATATTGCACGGCGCATCAGCTGCAGTCCTTACCCGCCGATCCGCGCAGTATTATTTCTTTTATCGGTCATCAAAAAGAATTGCTCCAAGCAAGCAGTGGGACTCAGCTTTCAAAGCAAACCTTAACGACTCGGCTAGCCGCGATCCGTTACTATCATATTCAAGCAGGATTTCCATCCCCCACCGAACACCCGTTGGTGATCCGTGTGATGCGCGGCCTTAGTCGTAATCACCATAGGCAAGTCCAAGATTATGATCAGCAACCAATCATGTACGATGAGGTCGAGCTATTGCTCCAAGCGATAGAGCAACAACCCCATCCATTGTTGCGCTCAAGGGATAAGGCCATTATTCAACTTGGACTACAAGGTGGATTTCGCCGCTCAGAATTGGCCAATTTAAAAGTACAATATTTAAGTTTTATGCGGGATAAATTAAAAGTACGGCTGCCTTTTTCTAAAAGCAATCAGCAGGGATTAAGGGAATGGAAGAATTTACCCGACTCTGAACCTTTTGCTGCATATAATGCCGTCAAGGACTGGTTAAATGAAAGTAAAATTACCGAAGGTCATTTATTTCGCTCAATTTCTCGAGATGGAAAAACCTTAAGACCTTATCAAGTCAGTGATAATGTCACATCTAAATCATCACTCATTCGAAATAGTGGATTCTTAAATGGTGATGATATTTATCGGATCATTAAACAATATTGTCTAAAGGCAGGTTTACCAGCGCAATATTATGGCGCCCATAGTTTGCGTAGTGGATGTGTTACGCAACTTCATGAAAATAATCGAGATACATTGTATATCATGGCAAGAACTGGACATACGGATCCCCGCTCATTACGCCATTACCTCAAGCCAAAAGAAGATTAA
- a CDS encoding efflux transporter outer membrane subunit: MVNRLTLSDSQSTAAQPWIQPISFVFRLRVKPLYLGLVTAFSVAGCAMGPDYQRPELALPSQYQAQILSQTTAEQGNIKDVSALSWRHFYQDPVLISLIEHALANNLDLQMAQSRLLAARSKMTVVDSALWPEVSANLGYERSLDSGATSKDPSPTTAVDLAGTVSWELDLWGANRRASEAAKADYLSEVEKLRLTYVSLISDIASRYYEWLDIEQRYSVSIDTVGIRQKELDIAKLRHANGVISGLDVRQAEVELQSTKVTLPTLDYERKYKINQLHILLGEYDYAFPSPQGLPENVGLPYELSAGVPSELLTLRPDVKMSEQAMIAANAQVGIAKAAFFPKFTISGQYGRENNHLKDIFDSNGVTWSLLGGISAPIFNRGKIAAEYDIATEEAKQSMLSYRNVVLTAYFDVNDALNNLKRAQEAIKAQRELVQSSSAYARLARLRYQNGVATSLDLMDAQRQLFSAQLAYSEILRDKQLAKIALYRALGGGPVNE; the protein is encoded by the coding sequence GTGGTTAATCGCCTAACTCTATCCGACTCTCAATCAACGGCGGCTCAGCCTTGGATACAGCCCATTTCGTTTGTTTTTCGTTTGCGCGTAAAGCCGCTTTATCTAGGGCTAGTGACGGCATTCAGTGTTGCGGGTTGCGCCATGGGGCCAGATTACCAGCGACCCGAGCTGGCATTACCGAGTCAGTATCAAGCGCAAATCTTGTCGCAAACAACTGCCGAGCAGGGGAATATAAAGGACGTCTCGGCCCTCTCTTGGCGGCATTTTTACCAAGATCCTGTACTGATTTCCTTGATTGAACATGCGCTGGCGAACAATTTGGATCTGCAAATGGCGCAGTCGCGCCTGCTCGCCGCCCGTTCAAAAATGACTGTGGTCGACAGTGCGCTTTGGCCAGAAGTCTCGGCAAATTTAGGCTATGAGCGCAGTCTCGATAGCGGTGCAACCAGTAAGGATCCCAGCCCGACTACCGCAGTGGATCTGGCGGGCACTGTGTCGTGGGAGCTCGATCTATGGGGTGCCAACCGCAGGGCGAGTGAGGCCGCAAAAGCTGATTATCTCTCTGAGGTTGAAAAACTGAGGCTCACCTATGTCAGCCTTATCAGTGACATTGCTAGCCGTTATTATGAATGGCTCGATATCGAGCAGCGTTATAGTGTGTCTATCGATACCGTAGGCATACGGCAGAAGGAACTGGATATTGCCAAGCTTCGCCATGCCAATGGTGTGATTTCGGGTCTTGATGTGCGTCAGGCTGAAGTTGAGCTGCAGAGTACAAAAGTGACCTTGCCGACATTAGACTATGAAAGAAAATACAAAATAAATCAGCTGCATATCTTACTCGGAGAATACGATTACGCCTTTCCATCTCCTCAAGGTTTACCCGAGAATGTTGGTTTACCCTATGAGCTGAGCGCAGGCGTGCCCTCTGAATTATTGACATTAAGGCCCGATGTCAAAATGTCAGAACAAGCAATGATAGCCGCCAATGCGCAGGTTGGGATTGCCAAGGCTGCGTTCTTTCCTAAGTTCACCATTTCGGGCCAATATGGCCGGGAAAATAATCACCTTAAGGATATTTTTGATAGCAATGGTGTGACTTGGTCGCTCCTTGGCGGCATTAGCGCGCCGATTTTTAATCGCGGCAAGATTGCCGCCGAATACGATATCGCCACCGAAGAGGCGAAACAGTCGATGCTAAGTTATCGCAATGTGGTGTTGACCGCTTATTTTGATGTGAACGATGCGCTGAATAATCTAAAACGTGCCCAAGAGGCCATCAAAGCGCAAAGGGAATTAGTCCAATCTTCATCGGCTTATGCGCGTCTTGCACGGCTACGTTACCAAAATGGTGTCGCTACTTCGCTGGATTTAATGGATGCGCAGCGGCAATTATTTAGCGCTCAACTAGCCTACAGCGAGATCTTAAGGGATAAGCAATTGGCCAAAATTGCCCTGTATCGCGCCCTCGGTGGTGGCCCAGTTAACGAATAA